TCTACCACTAGAGCGATGCTTAAATTTATCTATTACGAACCCAAATTTATCATAAATATTAGCTAATTTTGAAATATTTGTAAATGTAACAGTATTATAATCGAAACTGTCAAATCTTTTGTGTAAATAGATCTTTCTCGTAAATTGATTTTTTAATTATTTATTTAATCAAAGTAGGATTCTAAGGTGTCCTGAACCTGACCAAAGCCTTTATGAATTCGATTGAAATAACGGTCATTGTAGCTCATTGCCTGGATGCCAATAAATGCATCAAGCGACTGTTCAGTTGGAAATTCTGCCTTAGGCTTAGCTTTACGCTTGATGACGTTGTTAAAGGATTCAATCATATTGGTTGAATAAATTGAAGCTCTGATTTGTTTGGGATAATTGTAGAAGACTAGCAGATCGGGCTCAATTTCCTTCAAACCTTTGATGACATGGCTATAAGCTTTATTCCATTTGGCATAGAATTTGTGCAAGACAGCTGCAGCTTCTTTTTTGCTTGTCTGTTGATGTATCTGCTTGAATTCGTTCATGATCTTTTCACGATCGTCGACGCGTACTTTAGCGCAGATATTGCGCATGACATGAACCAGGCAGCGTTGAAAATGAGCTTTAGGATAAGTCCTGGCCAAGGCTGTTTTCATGCCAACAACACCATCAGAAAGAAAAAGCTCAACTTGCTTCAAGCCTCTGGACTTCATGTTTTGAAGCATCTCTGTCCAAACTTCAATGTTCTCACTAGGAGCAATGCAGTAGTCAATGACTTCCTTATGTCCATTAGGTTTAATGCCAATGGCAATATATACTGCTTCACGCTCAAACGTTTCTCGGCGCAAAGGAAGGTATGTCGCATCCAAATAGACACAGAAAAACTTGTCGCTTAGCTTGCGCTTGTGATAAGCCTCAATCTTGGGGAGCATCTGCTTGGAAATATTTGATACTTGAGCTGGACTATAATGACTGCCATACATTTTCTCAATCAAGTCAGCGATTTCTCTGGTAGTTACGCCTTTGGAGTATAGCTTGATAATCGTGCTTTCCAAAACATCAGAGTGCTGCTTGTAGTCAGGCAGCGTGTGCTGATGAAACTGACCGTTGCGGTCTCGAGGCACTTGCACTTCAATTGGTCCAAACTGGGTATCAACCTTGCGGAAATAAGCACCATTTCTAGAATTGCCAGTATTCCAGCCATTTCTGGCATAGGGATCATAGCCTAGAAAGGCAGTCAACTCAGCTTCTAGCAAGTTATTAACAGCCTGTTGTAGCTCTTTGCGCAATAAATCATTTATTTTGTCTGGATTGAATAGAGCTTGAGCAAAATCTTTGGTAAAATCATTCATGAAGGAGTTCTTCTTTCTGTATGTGTTTTTTTGTTCAAACCAATCATACGAGAAAGGAACTCCTTTTTCTAATGTTTAAAGAAATAAATTTAAGGAATCATTCATCCTTACACAAACTATTTTACAGTCTCTTATAATCATCATAGTCTTTAAAAACAAAACTACAATCAAATAAAGTACTAATATAATTATAACATCCTAAAACATGCCCACTTTCAAGTACTTGCAGTGAATTATGAATAGAACTATAAGTACTTAGTGCTATTTCACGTTCTTTTACTATGTAAATTCTATATTTCTCAAACTCTAAACTATTACTTACATAATGACCCACATTTGAAGTTCCTGGAATTAATCCTACTAACTCTCTATTAGATATTCCAACAAAAATTTTAATTGTATAAAATGAACGTGCAGAAGGATAGCCTAAATGTTCAATTTATTATTGCAATTTACGTTAAAAAATATTTACCAATTTTCCATTTTCTAAGTCAAAATGATGCGTAAATTTCTTCATCGTCGTTGATGAAATATGGTGGTCAATTTCAATTACTGTTAATGGTGAATTCAAAAAGACATTATGAATTTGCTCAGCAGTTTGCGGATCAAGTGAGGCAGTTCCTTCATCAACTACTAAAATTTCTCTTTGGAAGAGAAAAGCACGCGCTAATTCAATTCTCTTTCTTTCCCCACCTGAAAGATTATGCCCATTTTCTTCAATTACGGTATCTAAGCCATGTTTTTGAAGGTAATTAGTTAATCCTGCTTGTTGAGCCGCAGCCACGATTTGCTTTTGATCAAATTGTTTACCAAGAGTTAAATTAAAGCGTAAAGTCTCATTAAAAATTTGCGAAGATTGTTGAACTTCACTAAAAATTTGCGTTTCAACAGCCTGATCATTAACCAAAACTCTTCCCTTCTGCGGAGATAATTTACCCATTAACACCTTAAGTAAAGTAGATTTGCCTTCACCAGACTTTCCAGTTAACAGAATTTTATCTCCTTTATTAACACATAAACTCACATTATTAAGCACTGGACTATCAGCTTGATAGCCGAAAGTTACATTGTCCATATTTAATTGCTTAAATTTGACTGAAGCTTCATCTTGCTTAGTCGTTAAAGGCTTGAAAGATAACAACTTAGCGGTCATTGGTTTAGTAGCAGCAATCTGATTACGAATACTATTAATACTAAAGAAACTATTTACAATCCAAGCGCTAGAGTATTGAACGGCAACAAAAGAAGCCAAAGCAATGTGTCCTTGAATTACCATAATAATGCCGATTCCAATTGGTAAGAAGTCTAGTGAGTAAGCTAATAAATCAACGTAAAAATCACTTTTAGCAATTGTATCGTCACGTTCACGTTTATTCTCAACAGAATTTTTAATTACTTTACTACCCTTCTTTACAAATAGAGATAATACATTGTAATTTAAAACCGTATTGATATTTTTGAGTAAATCCGACATAAACGTTACATAACTACCTGTTGATTTACTCCAATTGGACGACTGCTTGGCTGTTTTCTTGCTAAACAAACTAGGAATAAGGCTTGAAAGACTGGCAAAAGCAACAAAGACTAATGTCAGGACTACACTATTTATCAGCGCAACAGTAACGATACCAACAATTTTAACCACAGTAGATACTAGTGAAAATAACTGTCTAAAGTACTTTTCTTCAATCAGGTTAAGATCATTATTAATGAAAGAAATTCGATTAGAAATTTCTTTTTCTCCTGTTTTTACAAAATCCGTCTGCATCAGATACTCACGAACTTCTTGATTAAATAGTGCTACATTACGATTAATTACTCGATTATTTAAGTATTCTACAATTACAAGTAAGATTTGCAATACTGTAATTACGATAATCATTCTCACCGTATTTGGAATACTTTTACCTGTAATTAACGCAAAAATTTCGGAGTATGACCATGTGCTAAAAGGCAAAGATAATCCGCTTAAACATGACAGAATAATACTGAGCGAAAACCATTTGAGGTCAATAAACTTTTTCATAAATGAATCTCCCTTTCAATTAAGTTGGATTCATTATCTGCTTTAGTTCACGATAAAAATAGCTTTCTGCAAAAATGATCTTCAATCTGCATATATGCAGATTATTCTGGAAGAATAGACAGAATATTTTCTAAATTACTTGCCTTGATCAATTTCTTAATAGCTAATACCTGCTCTGTATCTCCAGCAAAATAGCATTGATAAAAATGACCAATGATTTTATATAAGACTAGAGATGGCGTTTGACTTAATTGCCCAAGTAAATAAATAGGCTCTTTATTATCTTTTACAAATTTATTTTCAGCACAAGTATATAAATAATTCACACAAATAGTGGCAATTGTTGTTTGCATTTTTTCTGTCTGCTCAGACATTTTATCATTATAAGTAGTGAAAATTTTTTGAAAGAAAAAAGTAAAATCATCATGAGTAAAGATAGAAGCACCAAAATTTGCTAACAAATCTAAACTAAATTCATCTTGAAGCCAATTATCGCCTGCAAATAAACGCTGCAATATTATATTTTTATCTTTGACATCAAATTTACGTTTTCCTTCAAGTAAGGTAAAAATCAACTTAGCTTTGATTTTTAGAAGATCATGATGCGGCAGTTGTTGAATTTTTGTTACCAATTTTCTAACTTGGTTAAGATCTTGATTATAATAAGCAATCTGTAATTGATCACCTAAACTGTTTTCATCGTCAGCTTGTGAGATCATATTTTGCTTAAAGAATTCAGCAAATGAAATTTTATTTTTCTGCAAAATTGCCATTAAGTCCTTAGCTGATATGTCATGCAAGCCACGCTCAATTTTAGAATAATGAGCTGGTGATAAAATTCCTGCTACAAATTGTTCTTGTGTCAGTCCCCGCGATTGACGTGCTTTTTTTAGTGCCGCATTAATTCCCATAGCTTTTATTTTGCTTAAAGTTTTTCAGTTAATTTAACATCTGGATATTTATCGTGGAAGAAGCGCTCAGCAAATTCATTTTCAAACAAGAACAATGGATTACCATAGCGATCTTTTACCAATAAGTTACGACTATTGGACATCCGCGGATCAAGTTGCTCTGGATCAATCCAGCGCGCAACACGATGACCAATACTGTTCATTTCAACT
This is a stretch of genomic DNA from Lactobacillus crispatus. It encodes these proteins:
- a CDS encoding ATP-binding cassette domain-containing protein, which encodes MKKFIDLKWFSLSIILSCLSGLSLPFSTWSYSEIFALITGKSIPNTVRMIIVITVLQILLVIVEYLNNRVINRNVALFNQEVREYLMQTDFVKTGEKEISNRISFINNDLNLIEEKYFRQLFSLVSTVVKIVGIVTVALINSVVLTLVFVAFASLSSLIPSLFSKKTAKQSSNWSKSTGSYVTFMSDLLKNINTVLNYNVLSLFVKKGSKVIKNSVENKRERDDTIAKSDFYVDLLAYSLDFLPIGIGIIMVIQGHIALASFVAVQYSSAWIVNSFFSINSIRNQIAATKPMTAKLLSFKPLTTKQDEASVKFKQLNMDNVTFGYQADSPVLNNVSLCVNKGDKILLTGKSGEGKSTLLKVLMGKLSPQKGRVLVNDQAVETQIFSEVQQSSQIFNETLRFNLTLGKQFDQKQIVAAAQQAGLTNYLQKHGLDTVIEENGHNLSGGERKRIELARAFLFQREILVVDEGTASLDPQTAEQIHNVFLNSPLTVIEIDHHISSTTMKKFTHHFDLENGKLVNIF
- a CDS encoding IS256 family transposase yields the protein MNDFTKDFAQALFNPDKINDLLRKELQQAVNNLLEAELTAFLGYDPYARNGWNTGNSRNGAYFRKVDTQFGPIEVQVPRDRNGQFHQHTLPDYKQHSDVLESTIIKLYSKGVTTREIADLIEKMYGSHYSPAQVSNISKQMLPKIEAYHKRKLSDKFFCVYLDATYLPLRRETFEREAVYIAIGIKPNGHKEVIDYCIAPSENIEVWTEMLQNMKSRGLKQVELFLSDGVVGMKTALARTYPKAHFQRCLVHVMRNICAKVRVDDREKIMNEFKQIHQQTSKKEAAAVLHKFYAKWNKAYSHVIKGLKEIEPDLLVFYNYPKQIRASIYSTNMIESFNNVIKRKAKPKAEFPTEQSLDAFIGIQAMSYNDRYFNRIHKGFGQVQDTLESYFD
- a CDS encoding helix-turn-helix domain-containing protein, translated to MGINAALKKARQSRGLTQEQFVAGILSPAHYSKIERGLHDISAKDLMAILQKNKISFAEFFKQNMISQADDENSLGDQLQIAYYNQDLNQVRKLVTKIQQLPHHDLLKIKAKLIFTLLEGKRKFDVKDKNIILQRLFAGDNWLQDEFSLDLLANFGASIFTHDDFTFFFQKIFTTYNDKMSEQTEKMQTTIATICVNYLYTCAENKFVKDNKEPIYLLGQLSQTPSLVLYKIIGHFYQCYFAGDTEQVLAIKKLIKASNLENILSILPE